In Micromonospora sp. WMMD980, the following are encoded in one genomic region:
- a CDS encoding N-acetylglutaminylglutamine amidotransferase: MCGISGEARFDGAVPDAEAVDRMTEAMRSRGPDGHGRWSDGRVTLGHRRLTVIDLSEAGGQPMVRDDLGLALVFNGCVYNYPELRDELRAVGHTFRSTSDTEVVLVAYAQWGERFVDHLVGMFAVALVDRPRRRLVLARDRLGIKPLYLAESPGRLRFASTLPALLAAGDVDTGIDPVALHHYLSWHSIVPAPRTILRGIRKLPPATVRVVEADGRSREHVYWRPEYRRDPARDGMDAHDWRAAVGDALRTAVRRRLVADVPVGVLLSGGLDSSMIVALLDGAGQHHLQTFSIGFDSRGDEAGDEFHYSDLVARAFDTDHHRIRLADGDLGPAVRATVAAMTEPMGSHDVVAFHLLSEQVARHVKVAQSGQGADEVFAGYGYHHRLAEAARPDAAAEFTAAFFDRDHAGLNRVVDPAYACDADVSGELVASELAAPGAQTAVDAVLRLDTHLMLPDDPVKRVDSMSMAWGLEVRTPFLDQDLVMLAAACPPEHKLAQGGKGVLKDVAREVLPAEVIDRPKGYFPVPALRNVDGPVRELVVEALGAPEARRRGLFRRAYVDELLAEPDRAQATAGSNKLWQLGLLELWLQSHGV; the protein is encoded by the coding sequence ATGTGCGGGATCAGCGGTGAGGCCCGCTTCGACGGGGCGGTTCCGGACGCCGAAGCGGTCGACCGGATGACCGAGGCCATGCGCTCCCGCGGCCCGGACGGCCACGGCCGGTGGAGTGACGGTCGGGTGACGCTCGGGCACCGCCGGCTGACCGTCATCGACCTGTCCGAGGCCGGCGGTCAACCGATGGTCCGCGACGACCTCGGTCTCGCCCTGGTCTTCAACGGTTGCGTCTACAACTATCCCGAGCTGCGCGACGAGCTGCGGGCCGTCGGACACACCTTCCGATCGACGAGTGACACCGAGGTCGTCCTGGTCGCGTACGCCCAGTGGGGTGAACGGTTCGTCGACCACCTGGTCGGCATGTTCGCCGTCGCCCTGGTGGACCGGCCCCGGCGGCGGCTCGTGCTGGCCCGCGACCGGCTGGGCATCAAGCCGCTCTACCTCGCCGAGTCACCCGGCCGGCTGCGTTTCGCCTCCACGCTCCCGGCGCTGCTCGCCGCCGGCGACGTGGACACCGGCATCGACCCCGTGGCGCTGCACCACTACCTCTCCTGGCACTCGATCGTGCCCGCGCCGCGCACCATCCTGCGCGGAATACGCAAGCTGCCGCCGGCCACGGTCCGGGTGGTGGAGGCCGACGGGCGGTCCCGGGAGCACGTCTACTGGCGCCCGGAGTACCGGCGCGACCCGGCCCGCGACGGCATGGACGCCCACGACTGGCGGGCCGCGGTCGGCGACGCGCTGCGCACCGCCGTCCGCCGGCGGCTGGTCGCCGACGTGCCGGTCGGGGTGCTGCTCTCCGGCGGCCTCGACTCCAGCATGATCGTCGCGCTGCTCGACGGGGCCGGGCAGCACCACCTGCAAACGTTCAGCATCGGCTTCGACAGCCGGGGCGACGAGGCCGGCGACGAGTTCCACTACTCCGACCTGGTCGCCCGCGCCTTCGACACCGACCATCACCGCATCCGGCTCGCCGACGGCGACCTCGGCCCGGCGGTACGCGCCACCGTGGCGGCCATGACCGAGCCGATGGGCAGCCACGACGTGGTGGCGTTCCACCTGCTCAGCGAGCAGGTCGCCCGGCACGTGAAGGTGGCCCAGTCCGGGCAGGGCGCGGACGAGGTCTTCGCCGGCTACGGCTACCACCACCGGCTCGCCGAGGCGGCCCGGCCGGACGCCGCCGCCGAGTTCACCGCCGCGTTCTTCGACCGGGACCACGCCGGGCTGAACCGGGTGGTCGACCCGGCGTACGCCTGCGACGCCGATGTCAGCGGCGAGCTGGTCGCGTCCGAGCTGGCCGCGCCGGGCGCGCAGACCGCGGTGGACGCCGTGCTGCGCCTGGACACGCACCTGATGCTCCCCGACGACCCGGTGAAGCGGGTGGACAGCATGAGCATGGCCTGGGGGCTGGAGGTCCGCACGCCGTTCCTCGACCAGGACCTGGTGATGCTGGCCGCGGCCTGCCCGCCCGAGCACAAGCTGGCCCAGGGCGGCAAGGGCGTGCTCAAGGACGTGGCCCGCGAGGTGCTGCCGGCCGAGGTGATCGACCGGCCCAAGGGCTACTTCCCGGTGCCGGCGCTGCGCAACGTCGACGGTCCCGTGCGAGAGTTGGTGGTGGAGGCCCTGGGCGCCCCCGAGGCACGCCGGCGCGGCCTGTTCCGCCGTGCGTACGTCGACGAGTTGCTCGCCGAGCCGGACCGGGCGCAGGCGACCGCCGGCAGCAACAAGTTGTGGCAACTGGGCCTGCTGGAGCTGTGGTTGCAGTCCCACGGCGTGTGA
- a CDS encoding glycoside hydrolase N-terminal domain-containing protein, which yields MDTERLQLNEDTVWAGGPYDSANTRGAANLAEIRRRVFAQAQYGAGGWVTHHNTDA from the coding sequence ATCGACACCGAACGGCTGCAACTCAACGAGGACACCGTCTGGGCCGGCGGCCCGTACGACTCGGCGAACACCCGGGGCGCGGCCAACCTGGCCGAGATCCGGCGGCGGGTCTTCGCCCAGGCCCAGTACGGCGCCGGCGGCTGGGTCACCCACCACAACACCGACGCCTGA
- a CDS encoding nitroreductase: protein MDLAAFRELEPLCWRTPSAHNTQPWRLRYERWAVTVGWDPADALPAGDPTGRDLRLSLGAFVETCLIVAADAGLRLDWVADHDESDHRVGRLRPARQPYRTPFRAGDVRDRRTHRGRFTDGPDAGVLAALDDVARRGGGAVHVVPGRLGALLRAADRQVYADPAVTAELRRWLRLDSARPEYRADGLSDRCLGLSRPAAAGLRAALAAYPVLRPLGLPRLLAAGDDPLARGGAVLALVAPPDLDAAGQVEFGRVLMRMWLTLHAAGLAAHPLSQLVDVGVTREALGSSLDVAPGRIVHVTRVGRPVAPAPRSARRVERGTSIVSTLA, encoded by the coding sequence ATGGACCTCGCCGCGTTCCGCGAGCTGGAGCCGCTGTGCTGGCGGACCCCGAGCGCGCACAACACCCAGCCGTGGCGGCTGCGCTACGAGCGCTGGGCGGTCACGGTCGGCTGGGACCCGGCCGACGCGCTGCCGGCCGGCGACCCGACCGGCCGGGACCTGCGGCTGTCCCTGGGCGCGTTCGTGGAGACCTGTCTGATCGTCGCCGCCGACGCCGGGCTGCGACTGGACTGGGTCGCCGACCACGACGAGTCCGACCACCGGGTGGGCCGGCTGCGGCCGGCGCGGCAGCCGTACCGGACGCCGTTCCGCGCCGGCGACGTGCGGGACCGGCGTACCCACCGGGGCCGGTTCACCGACGGCCCGGACGCCGGCGTGCTCGCCGCCCTCGACGACGTGGCCCGGCGCGGCGGCGGCGCGGTCCACGTCGTGCCGGGCCGGCTCGGCGCGCTGCTGCGCGCGGCCGACCGCCAGGTGTACGCGGACCCGGCGGTCACCGCCGAGCTGCGCCGTTGGCTGCGCCTGGACTCGGCCCGGCCGGAGTACCGGGCGGACGGGCTCAGCGACCGGTGCCTGGGGTTGTCCCGGCCGGCCGCCGCGGGGCTGCGGGCGGCGTTGGCCGCCTATCCGGTGCTGCGCCCGCTGGGGCTGCCGCGCCTGCTCGCCGCCGGCGACGACCCGCTCGCGCGCGGTGGCGCGGTGCTGGCGCTCGTCGCGCCGCCCGACCTGGACGCGGCCGGGCAGGTCGAGTTCGGCCGGGTGTTGATGCGGATGTGGCTGACCCTGCACGCGGCCGGCCTGGCCGCGCACCCGCTGAGCCAGCTTGTCGACGTCGGCGTCACACGGGAGGCGCTCGGCTCGTCGCTGGACGTGGCGCCGGGGCGGATCGTGCACGTGACCCGGGTGGGCCGCCCGGTGGCACCGGCGCCGCGTTCGGCCCGCCGGGTCGAGCGCGGGACATCGATCGTGAGCACGCTCGCGTAA
- a CDS encoding PIG-L family deacetylase, translated as MAERSLTLMAVHAHPDDEATSTGGILARYAAEGVTTVLVTCTDGRCGDGPGGVKPGDDGHDPQAVVAMRRAELAASCEALKVTHLETLDYADSGMMGWATNDAPGAFWNTPVAEAADRLAELIRRYRPDVVVTYDENGFYGHPDHIQAHRITMAAVERTGIPAKVYWTTVPQSAFQEFGKVMQEIGVEFPEPDAADEMPALGLPDDEITTWVDTRAQGGQKFASLAAHASQAENIFFLRLGEERFTELMGMETFVRVRDSTGAPTPEDDLFAGLR; from the coding sequence GTGGCTGAGCGATCCCTGACCCTGATGGCGGTGCACGCGCACCCCGACGACGAGGCGACCAGCACCGGCGGCATCCTCGCCCGCTATGCGGCTGAGGGCGTCACGACGGTGCTCGTGACCTGCACCGACGGCCGGTGCGGCGACGGGCCCGGCGGCGTCAAGCCGGGCGACGACGGGCACGACCCCCAGGCCGTGGTGGCGATGCGCCGGGCGGAGCTGGCGGCCAGTTGCGAGGCGTTGAAGGTGACGCACCTGGAGACGCTCGACTACGCCGACTCCGGGATGATGGGCTGGGCGACCAACGACGCGCCCGGCGCGTTCTGGAACACGCCGGTCGCCGAGGCGGCCGACCGGCTGGCCGAGCTGATCCGGCGTTATCGCCCCGACGTGGTGGTCACCTACGACGAGAACGGCTTCTACGGCCACCCGGACCACATCCAGGCGCACCGCATCACGATGGCCGCGGTCGAGCGCACCGGCATCCCGGCGAAGGTCTACTGGACCACGGTGCCGCAGAGCGCGTTCCAGGAGTTCGGCAAGGTCATGCAGGAGATCGGGGTGGAGTTCCCGGAGCCGGACGCCGCCGACGAGATGCCGGCGCTGGGCCTGCCGGACGACGAGATCACCACCTGGGTGGACACCCGCGCCCAGGGCGGGCAGAAGTTCGCCTCTCTCGCCGCGCACGCCAGCCAGGCGGAGAACATCTTCTTCCTGCGCCTGGGCGAGGAGCGGTTCACCGAGCTGATGGGGATGGAGACGTTCGTGCGGGTGCGCGACAGCACCGGCGCGCCGACGCCGGAGGACGACCTCTTCGCGGGTCTACGCTGA
- a CDS encoding phenylacetate--CoA ligase family protein, which yields MAETLHRPAALRTVETPLPGAQSAGRAVAALVRLVGRHPAGWRWLARRHHPVLDRLAEANARSVCVRAARRVPAYRAFLRSRPAGVRRRLRDFPETDKLGYVVGHDAAARCWHGRLPRRGVVVDESAGSSGRPFNWPRGERELRAVHRDIVGYTGLAFPMRRPFVINAYSMGAWATGTTTGAAMARIAVVKNTGPDLGKIVDTLREFGPEFDYLVTAYPPFLKHLRDRLDAEGFPWARYRIFGSCGGEGMTEALRDYLEQRFVRVRSAYGASDLTIGIGAETRFTVWLRRRLRTDAALRAELLGAGEQRLPMVFQYNPFATWLETNERRELVCTVGSPDVLQPRLRYNVGDEALLVSYRRIAELAAADPVRAAELRTATADERMTLPVLLLFGRRDSTVSYLGANLYPQDVEYGLYTGNPHAAAISRFCLALVEDEALETRPVIHVELRGPLAAADRAALATACRDGVRRHLASVSRDFAQSLVEDPTAGDLRVKLHDSGTGPFTGPQKIKNAYLVR from the coding sequence ATGGCCGAGACGCTGCACCGACCCGCCGCCCTGCGTACCGTCGAGACGCCGTTGCCGGGGGCGCAGAGCGCCGGTCGCGCGGTGGCGGCGCTGGTCCGGCTGGTCGGCCGGCACCCCGCCGGGTGGCGGTGGCTGGCCCGGCGGCACCACCCGGTCCTGGATCGGCTGGCCGAGGCGAACGCGCGGTCGGTCTGCGTGCGGGCGGCCCGGCGGGTACCGGCCTACCGGGCGTTCCTGCGGTCCCGCCCGGCGGGCGTCCGCCGCCGGCTGCGGGACTTCCCGGAGACCGACAAGCTCGGGTACGTGGTGGGCCACGACGCCGCCGCGCGGTGCTGGCACGGGCGGCTGCCGCGGCGGGGGGTGGTGGTCGACGAGTCGGCCGGGTCGTCGGGGCGACCGTTCAACTGGCCGCGCGGCGAGCGGGAGCTGCGGGCGGTGCACCGGGACATCGTCGGCTACACCGGGCTGGCGTTCCCGATGCGCCGGCCGTTCGTGATCAACGCGTACTCGATGGGCGCCTGGGCGACCGGGACCACGACCGGCGCGGCGATGGCCCGGATCGCGGTGGTGAAGAACACCGGCCCGGATCTCGGCAAGATCGTCGACACGCTGCGGGAGTTCGGGCCGGAATTCGACTACCTGGTGACCGCGTACCCGCCGTTCCTCAAGCACCTGCGGGACCGGCTGGACGCCGAGGGCTTCCCCTGGGCGCGTTACCGGATCTTCGGCAGTTGCGGCGGGGAGGGCATGACCGAGGCGCTGCGCGACTACCTGGAGCAGCGGTTCGTCCGGGTGCGCTCGGCGTACGGGGCGTCGGACCTGACCATCGGCATCGGAGCGGAGACCCGGTTCACGGTGTGGCTGCGGCGCCGGCTGCGCACCGACGCGGCGCTGCGGGCGGAGCTGCTCGGCGCCGGTGAGCAGCGGCTGCCGATGGTGTTCCAGTACAACCCGTTCGCCACCTGGCTGGAGACCAACGAGCGCCGGGAGCTGGTCTGCACCGTGGGCAGTCCGGACGTGCTCCAGCCCCGGCTGCGCTACAACGTCGGCGACGAGGCGCTGCTGGTGTCGTACCGGCGGATCGCCGAGCTGGCCGCGGCCGACCCGGTGCGCGCGGCCGAACTCCGCACCGCGACGGCCGACGAGCGGATGACGCTGCCGGTGCTGCTGCTGTTCGGCCGGCGCGACTCCACGGTGTCCTACCTGGGCGCGAACCTCTATCCGCAGGATGTCGAGTACGGCCTCTACACCGGCAACCCGCACGCCGCCGCGATCAGCCGGTTCTGCCTGGCGCTCGTCGAGGACGAGGCGCTGGAGACCCGGCCGGTGATCCACGTGGAGCTGCGCGGCCCGCTGGCCGCCGCCGACCGCGCGGCGCTCGCGACCGCGTGCCGCGACGGGGTACGCCGGCACCTCGCCTCGGTCTCGCGGGACTTCGCGCAGTCCCTGGTCGAGGACCCGACCGCCGGCGACCTGCGGGTGAAGCTGCACGATTCGGGCACCGGCCCGTTCACCGGCCCGCAGAAGATCAAGAACGCCTATCTGGTGAGGTGA
- a CDS encoding DUF4188 domain-containing protein: MRTRDFSRAPAQARAGAMFIGGTRYASPLVLLRLAPDWFRMVRDMRRMSGYRWHTVYWQFPLTLGTIAFFADRDAMLRFARTRHHRRLMAWLTDGNRNATAGFIRLYTADPDGYSNGAWRAEDGAMGHIEQFTPLGVETTGPAVRR, from the coding sequence ATGCGTACCCGAGATTTCTCCCGTGCCCCGGCCCAGGCCCGCGCCGGCGCGATGTTCATCGGCGGCACCCGGTACGCGAGCCCGCTGGTGCTGCTGCGGCTGGCGCCGGACTGGTTCCGGATGGTGCGGGACATGCGCCGGATGTCCGGCTACCGCTGGCACACCGTCTACTGGCAGTTTCCGCTGACGTTGGGCACGATCGCGTTCTTCGCCGACCGGGACGCGATGCTGCGCTTCGCGCGCACCCGGCACCACCGTCGGCTGATGGCGTGGCTGACCGACGGCAACCGCAACGCGACGGCCGGGTTCATCCGGCTCTACACCGCCGACCCGGACGGCTACTCCAACGGCGCGTGGCGGGCCGAGGACGGCGCGATGGGCCACATCGAGCAGTTCACCCCGCTGGGCGTGGAGACGACCGGACCGGCGGTGCGCCGGTGA
- a CDS encoding cellulose-binding domain-containing protein produces the protein MSTLIWDHYQFTGDLAFLQANYPALRGAAQFFLDTLVVHPTLNYLVTNPSNSPELPHHANASVCAGPTMDNQILRDLFDAAVRAGEVLGVDATFRSQVRTARDRLPPSRIGSRGNVQEWLADWVETERTHRHVSHLYGLHPSNQITKRGTPALHEAARRTLELRGDDGTGWSLAWKINFWARLEDGARAHKLLRDLVRTDRLAPNMFDLHPSFQIDGNFGATSGIAEMLLHSHAGELNVLPALPSAWPTGRVAGLRGRGGHTVGMSWSNGQVDEITVRADRDGTLRMRSRLFTGGFTFVDAADGSTPATTRPESDVVQLTVRAGHTYRAARPGGTPSPTPTATPTTSTSPTPTTSSPAPSGARATYAVTGSWSGGFQGEVTVTAGATAIRGWTVSWTFPNGQVINQIWGGSHTQSGANVTVRNVDYNGTLAAGASTTFGFIGTVTGANNPPTNLTCTTS, from the coding sequence TTGAGCACGCTCATCTGGGACCACTACCAGTTCACCGGCGACCTCGCCTTCCTCCAGGCCAACTATCCGGCGCTCCGGGGCGCCGCCCAGTTCTTCCTGGACACCCTGGTCGTCCACCCGACGCTCAACTACCTGGTGACCAACCCGTCGAACTCGCCGGAGCTGCCGCACCACGCGAACGCCAGCGTCTGCGCCGGCCCGACTATGGACAACCAGATTCTGCGTGACCTGTTCGACGCGGCGGTCCGCGCCGGCGAGGTCCTCGGCGTCGACGCCACGTTCCGGTCCCAGGTGCGCACCGCGCGGGACCGGCTGCCCCCGAGCCGGATCGGCTCCCGGGGCAACGTGCAGGAGTGGCTCGCCGACTGGGTCGAGACCGAACGGACCCACCGGCACGTCTCGCACCTCTACGGCCTGCACCCCAGCAACCAGATCACCAAGCGGGGCACCCCGGCGCTTCACGAGGCCGCCCGCAGGACGCTGGAGCTGCGCGGCGACGACGGCACCGGCTGGTCCCTCGCGTGGAAAATCAACTTCTGGGCGCGGCTGGAGGACGGCGCCCGCGCCCACAAGCTCCTGCGTGACCTGGTCCGCACCGACCGGCTCGCGCCCAACATGTTCGACCTGCACCCGTCGTTCCAGATCGACGGCAACTTCGGCGCCACCTCCGGCATCGCCGAGATGCTGCTGCACAGCCACGCCGGAGAGCTGAACGTGCTGCCCGCGCTGCCGAGCGCGTGGCCGACCGGGCGGGTCGCGGGCCTGCGTGGTCGGGGCGGCCACACCGTCGGCATGTCCTGGAGCAACGGGCAGGTCGACGAGATCACCGTCCGCGCCGACCGTGACGGCACGTTGCGCATGCGCTCCCGGCTGTTCACCGGCGGCTTCACCTTCGTCGACGCCGCCGACGGCAGCACGCCGGCCACCACCCGCCCGGAATCGGACGTCGTCCAGCTCACCGTGCGCGCCGGGCACACCTACCGGGCCGCGCGGCCCGGCGGGACGCCGTCACCGACGCCGACCGCCACGCCCACCACGAGCACGTCGCCGACGCCGACCACCAGCTCGCCGGCGCCGTCCGGCGCGCGGGCGACGTACGCGGTGACCGGCTCGTGGTCGGGTGGCTTCCAGGGCGAGGTGACCGTCACCGCGGGGGCGACCGCGATCCGGGGCTGGACGGTCTCCTGGACGTTCCCGAACGGGCAGGTCATCAACCAGATCTGGGGCGGCTCGCACACCCAGAGCGGGGCGAACGTGACGGTGCGCAACGTCGACTACAACGGGACGCTGGCCGCCGGCGCCTCCACCACGTTCGGCTTCATCGGCACGGTGACCGGGGCCAACAACCCGCCGACGAATCTCACCTGCACGACGTCCTGA
- a CDS encoding glutamate--cysteine ligase has translation MTRATPTTLTLGVEEEFLLLDPATGESMPVADRVRDALSGSAREQSRQEFRHSMVEMVTPVSPDLAALRDHLVALRRAAARAADAVGARLVAVGATPVCEAHRTVPDEQRYHDMSRRFGPVAHDPAVCGCHVHVGVPDRELAVQVCNHLRPWLPVVQALTTNSPLHDGRDTGHASWRSMQLERWPSIGPTPHFDSAADYDATVRDLITAGIMLDAAMVYWYARPSAAYPTVEVRVGDVCPTVDDTVLVAALVRALVATAIDEIGAGVTAPRIRDCLVAAAHWRAAHDGVDGELVDLRTGRPRPAWDLVDDLIDTVAPALRRHGDLDLAVHEVDRLRRIGTGATRQRRIMADTDGDVRAVLEHLAAQTVAA, from the coding sequence ATGACCCGGGCGACTCCCACCACCCTCACGCTCGGGGTGGAGGAGGAGTTCCTGCTGCTGGACCCGGCGACCGGGGAGAGCATGCCGGTCGCCGACCGGGTGCGCGACGCGCTCTCCGGTAGCGCCCGCGAGCAGAGCCGGCAGGAGTTCCGGCACAGCATGGTGGAGATGGTCACCCCGGTCAGCCCCGACCTCGCGGCGCTACGGGACCATCTCGTCGCGTTGCGCCGCGCCGCCGCCCGCGCGGCCGACGCCGTCGGGGCACGGCTCGTCGCGGTCGGCGCCACACCGGTCTGCGAGGCCCACCGCACCGTCCCCGACGAGCAGCGCTACCACGACATGTCCCGCCGGTTCGGGCCGGTGGCGCACGACCCGGCGGTGTGCGGCTGTCACGTCCACGTCGGGGTACCCGACCGGGAACTCGCCGTGCAGGTCTGCAACCACCTGCGCCCGTGGCTGCCGGTGGTGCAGGCGCTCACCACGAACTCGCCGTTGCACGACGGCCGCGACACCGGGCACGCGAGTTGGCGCTCGATGCAGTTGGAGCGCTGGCCCAGCATCGGCCCGACGCCGCACTTCGACTCCGCCGCCGACTACGACGCCACCGTGCGTGACCTGATCACCGCCGGGATCATGCTCGACGCCGCGATGGTCTACTGGTATGCCCGGCCGTCGGCGGCCTATCCGACCGTGGAGGTCCGCGTCGGCGACGTCTGCCCCACCGTCGACGACACCGTGCTGGTCGCCGCGCTGGTCCGGGCCCTGGTCGCCACCGCGATCGACGAGATCGGCGCCGGTGTCACCGCCCCGCGCATTCGCGACTGCCTGGTCGCCGCCGCGCACTGGCGGGCCGCCCACGACGGGGTCGACGGCGAGCTGGTCGACCTGCGCACCGGGCGGCCCCGGCCGGCCTGGGACCTCGTCGACGACCTGATCGACACCGTCGCGCCCGCGCTGCGCCGGCACGGCGACCTGGACCTGGCGGTGCACGAGGTGGACCGGCTGCGCCGCATCGGCACCGGGGCCACCCGGCAACGCCGGATCATGGCCGACACCGACGGCGACGTGCGTGCCGTGCTGGAGCACCTGGCCGCGCAGACCGTCGCGGCCTGA
- a CDS encoding GNAT family N-acetyltransferase yields MSGHRFERVTGRRALAEFLAFADRLHAHEPRHVPTPRQQIRRWWRDGVPLYVLRDAAGTVVGRTTLHSDADLDAKLGRRCQLFGLTEFTAPAARELFDAIDAHAAADRELLFGPVALLPNQAGGVITDGYDDRGFVDSAWNPPRYPAAYEASGFTRRFVSDTWICPVPAPDGPPPALGVQPDGARLDLHRGDVRRLDEQLDLLRGMLNDSFAQLGYYTPISTAQLRRQTDGLAYLLDESLLLYLTRDGRPVGFVLCVPDISEFLVRVRGDLNPVNQLRLLATRRQYRREAVLIVKGVRPEFQGRGYQRLLSAHLHHHLHAGGYTTLRSSYVGRDNPASAAPYRRLGGRPLHGYTFYARER; encoded by the coding sequence GTGAGCGGCCACCGGTTCGAGCGGGTCACCGGCCGGCGTGCCCTGGCGGAGTTCCTCGCGTTCGCCGACCGGCTCCACGCGCACGAGCCACGCCACGTGCCGACGCCCCGGCAGCAGATCCGCCGCTGGTGGCGCGACGGCGTGCCGCTGTACGTGCTGCGGGACGCCGCCGGCACGGTGGTCGGGCGAACCACCCTGCACTCCGACGCCGACCTGGACGCGAAGCTGGGCCGCCGGTGCCAACTGTTCGGGCTCACCGAGTTCACCGCGCCGGCCGCCCGGGAACTGTTCGACGCGATCGACGCGCACGCCGCCGCGGACCGGGAACTGCTGTTCGGGCCGGTGGCGCTGCTGCCCAACCAGGCCGGCGGCGTGATCACCGACGGCTACGACGACCGGGGCTTCGTCGACAGCGCGTGGAACCCGCCGCGCTACCCGGCCGCCTACGAGGCGTCCGGTTTCACCCGCCGGTTCGTCTCGGACACCTGGATCTGCCCGGTGCCGGCACCGGACGGACCGCCGCCCGCGCTCGGCGTCCAGCCCGACGGCGCGCGGCTGGACCTGCACCGGGGCGACGTGCGGCGCCTCGACGAGCAGCTCGACCTGCTGCGCGGCATGCTGAACGACTCGTTCGCGCAGCTCGGCTACTACACCCCGATCTCGACGGCGCAGTTGCGGCGGCAGACCGACGGCCTGGCGTACCTGTTGGACGAGTCGCTGCTGCTCTACCTGACCCGGGACGGCCGGCCGGTCGGGTTCGTGCTCTGCGTGCCGGACATCAGCGAGTTCCTGGTCCGGGTGCGCGGCGACCTGAACCCGGTCAACCAGCTACGTCTGCTGGCCACCCGACGCCAATACCGCCGCGAGGCGGTGCTGATCGTCAAGGGCGTGCGGCCGGAGTTCCAGGGACGTGGCTACCAGCGGCTGCTCTCCGCGCACCTGCACCACCACCTGCACGCCGGCGGCTACACGACGCTGCGCAGCTCGTACGTCGGGCGGGACAACCCGGCGTCGGCCGCGCCGTACCGGCGGCTCGGCGGCCGGCCGCTGCACGGATACACGTTCTACGCCAGGGAGCGCTGA
- the glnA gene encoding type I glutamate--ammonia ligase has protein sequence MFANPEELLRYLKNEDVKFVDVRFCDLPGVMQHFNLPVESFDDSVFTDGLAFDGSSIRGFQAIHESDMLLLPDVATAFVDPFRKQKTVAINFFIHDPFTREAYSRDPRNVAKKAEAYLAASGIADTAYFGAEAEFYIFDSIRHETSAHQSFYYIDSIEGAWNTGRVEEGGNRGYKTAYKGGYFPVPPVDHYADLRDSIVRRLVDTGFTVERSHHEVGTAGQSEINYKFSTLLHAGDQLQLFKYIVKNEAWANGKTATFMPKPLFGDNGSGMHTHQSLWLNGEPLFYDETGYAGLSDTARWYIGGLLHHAPSLLAFTNPTVNSYRRLVPGFEAPVNLVYSQRNRSACTRIPVTGSNPKAKRVEFRVPDPSANVYLAFSAMMMAGLDGIKSKIEPPAPIDKDLYDLPPEEWGDVKQVPGSLPAVLDSLEADHDYLLDGGVFTDDLISTWIDWKNANEVDPVRLRPTPHEFAMYYDC, from the coding sequence GTGTTCGCCAATCCCGAGGAACTCCTGCGTTACCTCAAGAACGAGGACGTGAAGTTCGTCGACGTACGTTTCTGTGACCTGCCCGGCGTGATGCAGCACTTCAACCTGCCGGTCGAGTCCTTCGACGACAGCGTCTTCACCGACGGCCTCGCGTTCGACGGCTCGTCGATCCGCGGCTTCCAGGCCATCCACGAGTCGGACATGCTGCTGCTGCCCGACGTCGCCACCGCGTTCGTCGACCCGTTCCGCAAGCAGAAGACGGTCGCGATCAACTTCTTCATCCACGACCCGTTCACCCGCGAGGCCTACTCCCGCGACCCGCGCAACGTGGCCAAGAAGGCCGAGGCATACCTCGCCGCCAGCGGCATCGCCGACACCGCCTACTTCGGCGCCGAGGCGGAGTTCTACATCTTCGACTCGATCCGCCACGAGACCTCGGCGCACCAGTCGTTCTACTACATCGACTCGATCGAGGGCGCCTGGAACACCGGCCGGGTCGAGGAGGGCGGCAACCGCGGCTACAAGACCGCCTACAAGGGCGGCTACTTCCCGGTGCCCCCGGTCGACCACTACGCCGACCTGCGCGACTCGATCGTGCGGCGGCTGGTCGATACCGGCTTCACCGTGGAGCGCTCGCACCACGAGGTGGGCACCGCCGGCCAGTCGGAGATCAACTACAAGTTCTCCACCCTGCTGCACGCCGGTGACCAGCTCCAACTCTTCAAGTACATCGTGAAGAACGAGGCCTGGGCCAACGGCAAGACCGCCACGTTCATGCCCAAGCCGCTGTTCGGTGACAACGGTTCCGGCATGCACACCCACCAGAGCCTCTGGCTGAACGGCGAGCCGCTGTTCTACGACGAGACCGGCTACGCCGGGCTGTCCGACACCGCCCGCTGGTACATCGGCGGCCTGCTGCACCACGCGCCCTCGCTGCTCGCCTTCACCAACCCGACCGTCAACTCCTACCGCCGCCTGGTGCCCGGCTTCGAGGCCCCGGTCAACCTGGTCTACTCGCAGCGCAACCGCTCCGCGTGCACCCGCATCCCGGTCACCGGCAGCAACCCCAAGGCCAAGCGCGTCGAGTTCCGGGTGCCCGACCCGTCGGCCAACGTCTACCTCGCCTTCTCCGCGATGATGATGGCCGGCCTGGACGGCATCAAGAGCAAGATCGAGCCGCCGGCCCCGATCGACAAGGACCTCTACGACCTGCCCCCGGAGGAGTGGGGCGACGTCAAGCAGGTCCCCGGCTCGCTGCCGGCCGTGCTCGACTCGCTCGAGGCCGACCACGACTACCTGCTCGACGGCGGCGTCTTCACCGACGACCTGATCTCCACCTGGATCGACTGGAAGAACGCCAACGAGGTCGACCCGGTGCGCCTGCGGCCCACCCCGCACGAGTTCGCCATGTACTACGACTGCTGA